Below is a genomic region from Amphiura filiformis chromosome 19, Afil_fr2py, whole genome shotgun sequence.
ATATTTGTATGCCCATTGTGCATGCCCTATTGTGCATCATGTTGTGTCACAAAGGACATACTGGCATACAAAATTCCCCGTTCACAAAGATATACTAGTACTTCTGGCATGTACAGGTAtgcatcaaacaaagaacatcaattcagTAGCTGGGAGTCTTGAAACCACCAACTTGTGACTTTGCATTCATTTCTTGCATTGGTAGCAGGTCATCACATATGTGAGCGTAATATCCACCTCAGAATACTAGGGGCTAGGGGGCCTAACAACTACTGACTCAAGGAAGCCATTATAGATTataaaataatttgtaaaaatTTTGTGATATCTGTTTGCTTTTTCTTGCATCAGATCTTTTTGCTTCCCGCATGCATACCTCATTCACCTCAAAGGCAAGCCGATACTATTGGGTTGGTTCTGGAGAGGGAGCGTGCACTGGAAGAGTTGGATGCACTCAGGTTAGTAATATGGTCTTCTTCACTGTTTgtttctgtttgtctgtctgtctgtttctgAAGGGTAAACACTTGCATTTTCTTTTATATGAGAAATGCTTTTTAATACCTGTCTTTTGAAGGATTTGAACCTGGAACCTTACGATCACCGGACTGATGCTCAACCACCGTAGCTAATATAGCAGTGatgttatttaagaaataaagggtaatgcagtatcctttacacccaaataatgtgtccgaggcagtaaaaacgtaaataatgggtgaggtgcagccgaacccattatttaaacgttttactgccgaggacacattatttgcgtgtaatgctgcaccctttatttctattctattaccagaaaatagtgcgatttaaagagaaaatatcattttttggcacaaatattttaagttgtttactttaaggtggagcgcgtacgcgttaGTGACAGCGTGTATCgcagaaatattgcacgcgtaagcAAGCGTGATGCTGGGCGTAGAATATGTTAAGGCGCTcacgacccattattgcagaataatgggctctcacgtgacgtgttttaacgaatcacagtgcgcgattttgaataatgggtcgtaagagtaatagattATCTATTATAGGCCTTCAGTCCAAACCCTGCCATCTATTATCTTCTCTTGGAAATATTCTTCTCTAGAGCtcatacaaatcatttcataaataaggtgtgttttttttcagttttgctGTTCCTATCATTCTAAATGTATAAATGAAGAGAACGAAAGTCTGAATTGAATCTGTAGATGCTACCAATTAAACTTGTCTTTTATTATTCCAGGTATTTTGTGGAAGGAACAACCGAATCATTGTATGAAGAATGGTTCCACGTGGAGGATTTAGGTACACAGTTGGCACCAGTTATCAAGAGGTACTTTGCTTCAGAACAACATAAAACTGGCAAACCGATACCAGGTAATATGGGATGGGtggtgttgggctattccagttgacgtccatacaccccctatggaagacatgaccgtaatctcccacacagggagtgtaggtttcaaatggagtcacccattcaggtaaccccatttgaaattcacactccctgtgtggaagattaaaggtcatgtcttccatatggggtgtatggatttcaaatggaatagcacatttcttTTGATCATGGTGTGCGATAATACACACTTACCAGAGGCACATACTTTTTAAGTGCGATGATGCAAGAACAATGCAAATAAAAGTGTCAATCATAGATTATCATCCGGGCGTGCAGAATCATAGTGATTGGCCGCATCAACATGGACGTTTTACATGTGTGCTTTCCATGGGTGCTCGCTAAGCATGGATTCCTGGCTATCTCCTCTCTCAAAGCGATGTTGGAAATTAAGTAAGGTCCATAATAAAAACAGTTGTACATCACATTacaatgtaaaatacaatttgatGTACAAGCTTGTGTTGGTCCTTCTACTGCAACTTGCAACCCTCCAGTTTTGAGCAAGAGCACATACTGCTAGGCCTACCGTGACCCCTTCTCCCCAAAGTACAACTAGTatatgttttgtacttgtttgtttCTAGTTACTCAGTGCCTGGAATCCCCAATTACAATTGATAAtaagtccaaaaaaaaaaaaaaaatttgttgtgttgccctcacccGACCGGTCCGATTTTTGAAAATTCTGGAAAAGTTTTTtagtgtacaaaagaataccgaccctaatttttttttttttttcagatttcaaattcagattttttttttttaagtcagatttttaacattttcagtCACAACAAAAGTGCATCTTCAACAATTCTTTGGCATTTTAAATGCTCATGCTttaattttttgtggaaaatttaGTGTACAATACTGTTAGCCACTCATTGTAACCTTAAAATAGTAGAAATAGcatgttataaaataaaaaaatataataaaaaaaataaaaaattccgaCCGTCCGGTCCTCTTGATTTTTGCCttgtgagggcaacacaacaattttttttttggcctaatcatcaATGCTTTGTACATATTCTTTCTAGGCACCATACCTGAGGATCCTCCCATTACAGTTGATACTAAAGAAACTTTAATGCAGCCATTTTGTTTCAAAGACTGGATGGAGAAACACAGTGAGGAGATTGACTCTAAAGGATCCAAGAAAGTCTTTGAAGGCAACTTCCAATTTTCGGTAAGATAATGATATTATCAGATACTTACACTGAttaataattgggctattccattttaatccacactacccctgtgcctgtggaagattttggaaatatgtaccacagagggagtatgaatttcaaatagaattagcatATAAGGCAACTCACActcactctgtggaagattcaggtcgaatctttctcagaggatgtatgaaattcaaatggagctgcctaatgtgctaattccatataaaattcatactccctctgtggaacatatttccaaaatcttccacaaggtagtgtgaatttcatatggaatagcccaatatacgcttggtttgcacacctgttaacaacccattgactttgtgctttgatcattttgatcatggttccgATCACAGATAGcttgaaccagttgacctggcgaTGATTGACGGTGACGTCACACATTGACAGCAAGTAATAGTATATGTGTGGATTTTTTATCATGTTCTTCTACGCTAGTCTCgttcccagccgatttgtgctccttcatcACTatacaaaccgtctggcgacaacatcatagtacatcttttctgattggccaatcatCATCATAAGCCCAAATTATGTTCAATCTCTCACCCTGATTGCCCACTGAACTCCTCTTTATCTGCTAATGTGGAAGATAAGATGTTTTCACCTAGAAATCCTCCAAGtcttttaaaactttataaaAGTCTGCTCCGAACAATCCTTGTGGACATGCATAGCATGGTGttgctacatgtatacatgtgtaTATGCCCCATCTGGTTTGAATGTGTACGTGTGTACATCCCCCTTCTGGCATGAATCTCATTTATCAATTTTTAACAAACGCTTATCTTCTAGATGTGTAATGTTTGGTCAAACGACTTGTTTCTTGTCACTAGTTATTTGTCAGCTTGACAAATCTGCCTATTTCAGGCTTGAGTATATACAAGAAACTTGGCCCCCTGGATGCAATGGCTATCactggcgtaccgtggccgctgactataagcgctagcgccctaaaagcaacacattttgatgtatagtacaattttttcaaaatttgttatacttttcaaattttttccgcccttttttctttactagttctttttgccgccccttctttttccgCCGCCCCTTGATTTACCGCCCCTTCTTCTatcgccgccccttcgttttggccgtccCCTGGCTTTTACCCCAGGGGGCTGGcacgccccaaagccccccaaaatatgcgcatggctATTGCGTGTATATGGAGAGGTAAGAGATACAGGCTGGAAAAAATAAATGTGATTTATTATCTAACTTTCAGATAACCATGCATGGTGCAGGTGATGAGGTTGGTGGTTGTGAAGCAGCCGAAAGCTGGCTATGGCAGTTGGTAAGATTTTAGCATTAATACATATTAACCTTGTACAACCTTTTCAATCCAGCTGCATACCCAATGAACCATGTTGTGTGATGGATTCCTGGCATGAAAGCATTTTTACTCATTCAGGGCTTAcaattttttaaacttaaaaacaaaaaaagggcAATGGTGAACAATAGCCCAACAGACATTAACACGGTCAATGAACAGAATGATATGGAATGAAAGTGATGAAAGTTTACCAGCtggtaataggcgggactcataacattgtggattgatatagaatggcatacacacagctgggcACAGCGCCTACTTGAACTACGCTCCGCGAATTGCGTGACGTATGTGTGCtttttgtgaatttacacagGCGCAAGTTCAAAAACGAAATATTTCTCACCTATTATGAGCTGAgcgaaacaaaatcaaaacaaatggaTGGGGGATAACAAATGCCATCAAAAATATACATGACATAAAACCTATCAACCTCAGTAGGCAGGCTACAATAATCCCAACCAGGCATTAAGCTAATGTACAATATTGTACATGCACTCTCAAATTCATGACCAGAAAATACTCTGCTGGTTTATGAAGTGGCAAGAATTCGAAGGTGTTCATACACTCTGCTCTTGCAAGACTGAATCCCTTCCTCAGTAATGTTGCCAACAATGGAGTCTGGAAGATTGTTCCATAAAAGAGAAGAGCAGTGTGAATGAAGCTTCTATACAATAGGTCCATTTCGACCAGTTGGCAATTGAGTTAGCTGTGTTTTTGCAACTTGCTCGCTAGCATTTATGTGTTAAATAGACCTGCCCATTCTAAGGAGGGTACCCAGGCGGGGTGGTGTGTACTTGAAAGTATGGGTTTTGTGGCACCTCTCTCATGGGTGTGGCCAGTAGCATAAAGGAGGTGGGGCATAGCAAGCACGTTGAGGATGGCTGGCTTTGAATTTTGTCATGCTATGGACAATAGGGCCATATGCCTTTCTGGTTGAATTTCACCTTCCAATTTGGCTTGCTAGCATTATATAAATGCTCCACAAAACTCATACATTTTGTGGTGTTTTTGTCGAATTTCTGGGTGTCACTTTTGGCTATATGGTGCTTTTTTTTAATAAGTGAAACTTGTAGGATTAAGAtgaatatggctttaacaagtgTATAGAGAGTCGCTTAATAATGGTGCTCCTTAATAAGTGTAGGATTCGGGTGTATATTTCTCACAGAAGTTGACTTTTACTGTCATCATAGTAATGTCCAAACAAAAGGATATTGTATATTGATTaaatgaaccatttcattttcaacttttttgtCAGGAGGGCAAGTCAGAAGTAACCGTCGGCAATGAGAAAGTGAAGAAATTTGAGTTGCCTAAGAACAGTATCATGCTCATACCCCAAGATACCAAGTAAGTTCTCAAATGGGTTTTTCacttaatatccacactacccctgtggaagattttggaagtatctcctacagggggagtatgaatttcaaatggaattagcacattaaccaattctattttaaactcaccctccctctgtggaagatttaggttaaATCTGTATCAGAAAGTGTATGAAatccaaatggagctgcctaatgtgttcattccgtttgaaattcatctccccctgtggaagatatttccaaaatcttccacagaggtggtGCGGATTTCAGATGGAATAACCCAAAATCCACATCAAGAGATAATACACTACTCTTGTTAGATGCATTATGATGTATCTTTTACAAAAGCATCATCAAATGATGACATGTAATGGCTACATTTGTTAAGTCCATGTTGGCTTTCTTAGGGAGGGATCACTATTTACaccagggggggggggagcagaaGTTTTAGGGGGAGATGCAAAATTTTTTGATTGACTTGAAGGGGGACATGAAATTTTGCCCTTAATATTGGTTGGGGACATGAAATTATATACAAGGAATGAAGGATTCAAGAGGAGACATGAAATTTTTCCTTCGATATGAGGGGGTATGTGAAATATTTGTGTGGAAATATATGAATATCCTCTGTTCCCTtccctggcgtaaatagtgatcCGTCCCTTATGCCAACTGTAAAGGTCGGACTCCCAGTGATAGCTGTCTAAACCGCTCTGTCAAACAT
It encodes:
- the LOC140141080 gene encoding 3-hydroxyanthranilate 3,4-dioxygenase-like — translated: MKVKGQAAKQQQLAVFRRMCSFLIDYILAFGGRIRDLVKMTDEVVIYDIDEWLKENSKFFLPPVCNKMMHQKGQMKSFYVGGPNQRKDYHLEEGEELFYMQKGDMCLKVVEHGKHRDVPIKEGEIFLLPACIPHSPQRQADTIGLVLERERALEELDALRYFVEGTTESLYEEWFHVEDLGTQLAPVIKRYFASEQHKTGKPIPGTIPEDPPITVDTKETLMQPFCFKDWMEKHSEEIDSKGSKKVFEGNFQFSITMHGAGDEVGGCEAAESWLWQLEGKSEVTVGNEKVKKFELPKNSIMLIPQDTKYTAKREKGSRCLVCYQDPRKKISQEDRKKAAAAEAKKE